The Acidicapsa acidisoli genome contains a region encoding:
- a CDS encoding sigma-70 family RNA polymerase sigma factor, which translates to MATIQIGENEQHPDLALVASARTGDVQAFETLVSKYDRQIFRIAQHITQNREDAQDVVQDAFLKAYEKLDQFQGNSKFYTWLVRIAVNESLMRLRKRRTGKMVSIDDDIETEEGSVPRDLADWSPNPEQNYGQAELAEILRKTIQGLPHGFRIVFVLRDVDGLSTEETAETLGLSVPAVKSRLLRARLQLRERLSRYFRKKKAGEK; encoded by the coding sequence ATGGCAACCATCCAAATAGGTGAGAACGAGCAACATCCCGACTTAGCACTGGTCGCCAGTGCTCGTACGGGAGACGTTCAGGCCTTTGAAACGCTCGTCAGCAAGTACGACCGGCAAATCTTCCGCATTGCGCAACACATCACGCAAAACCGGGAAGATGCGCAGGACGTAGTACAAGACGCGTTCTTAAAGGCTTACGAGAAGCTGGATCAGTTCCAGGGCAACAGCAAGTTTTACACCTGGCTGGTCCGAATCGCGGTGAACGAATCTCTCATGCGGCTGCGCAAGCGGCGCACCGGGAAGATGGTCTCGATCGATGATGATATTGAGACTGAGGAAGGCAGCGTCCCTCGCGACCTTGCCGACTGGAGTCCCAATCCAGAGCAGAACTACGGCCAGGCAGAACTCGCCGAAATTTTGCGTAAGACTATCCAGGGATTGCCGCACGGATTCCGGATCGTGTTTGTGTTGCGTGACGTGGATGGACTTTCCACGGAAGAGACAGCCGAAACGCTGGGATTAAGCGTTCCCGCTGTGAAATCGCGGTTGTTGCGAGCGCGGCTTCAACTGCGCGAACGACTAAGCCGCTACTTCCGTAAAAAGAAGGCTGGTGAGAAGTGA
- a CDS encoding anti-sigma factor family protein: MTCTEFLAMLDELIDDAVTPQTRAQLQKHLEGCEHCEVTLNTTRKTIEIYRSHEVYELPNSVRQRLHDAIMARCKNGC; encoded by the coding sequence GTGACCTGCACTGAGTTTCTGGCGATGCTCGACGAGCTGATTGACGACGCAGTAACACCGCAGACCCGCGCCCAATTGCAAAAGCACCTAGAGGGCTGCGAACACTGTGAAGTGACGCTCAACACCACCCGCAAGACGATAGAAATCTATCGCTCGCACGAGGTTTACGAACTTCCCAATTCGGTACGGCAGCGTCTTCATGACGCCATCATGGCTCGTTGCAAGAACGGCTGCTAG
- a CDS encoding M48 family metallopeptidase produces MVTLGQIRSQITLAGVLLALPLAFTSPGYGQASPAGTTQPTGTAQPADTGAQQPANSGSSAGTSAPASDKTASDKTASDNSGSDSSASAKACVDDPETHKNPCGAPKGSDKAKDSSKAAAASPTPVVLVEPGSQMEKIKAGSIDDVSAVGNRDIGGRGMGNWYSTDSEIRMGRQYAAEIEKSTKFITDPVITEYVNRIGQNIVKNSDCKVPFTIKVIDSDEINAMALPGGFFYVNSGLILNADEEAEMAGVMAHETAHVCAHHAAREMTRANYAQLGTIPLIFIGGWTGYGIYEAASIGVPITFLHFSREFEAQADYLGVQYMYRAGYDPQAFISFFEKVQALEKRKPGLVAKTFSDHPQTPDRIEHSQQEIAHILPAKDEYTVTTSEFDDIKARLARIENKRRLTDNKDGKKPSLRKASSSKDDSTAQSTDPNSNTSDQPTLHRREDNN; encoded by the coding sequence ATGGTCACGCTGGGTCAGATACGCTCACAGATCACGCTGGCAGGGGTTCTGCTGGCTCTGCCGCTGGCTTTTACGAGCCCTGGCTACGGTCAGGCTAGCCCAGCCGGCACCACACAACCAACTGGCACTGCGCAGCCAGCCGACACAGGGGCGCAGCAACCGGCGAACTCCGGAAGTTCGGCGGGGACCTCCGCTCCGGCGAGCGACAAAACAGCCAGTGACAAGACCGCCAGCGACAACTCTGGTTCGGATAGCTCTGCGTCTGCAAAAGCATGCGTGGACGATCCGGAGACGCACAAGAATCCTTGCGGCGCGCCGAAGGGCAGCGACAAGGCGAAGGATTCCTCCAAGGCTGCCGCGGCCAGTCCGACTCCCGTGGTGCTCGTTGAGCCGGGGAGCCAGATGGAGAAGATCAAGGCCGGCAGCATTGACGATGTGAGCGCGGTAGGGAACCGGGATATCGGCGGTCGCGGCATGGGGAACTGGTATTCGACGGACTCCGAGATTCGCATGGGCCGCCAGTACGCCGCTGAGATTGAAAAGAGCACCAAATTTATTACTGATCCGGTGATTACGGAGTATGTGAATCGGATTGGTCAGAATATCGTCAAAAACTCGGATTGCAAGGTGCCGTTCACGATCAAGGTGATCGACTCGGACGAGATCAACGCGATGGCGCTGCCGGGTGGTTTCTTCTATGTCAATTCCGGGCTGATCTTGAATGCGGACGAGGAAGCCGAGATGGCTGGCGTGATGGCGCATGAGACGGCCCATGTATGCGCGCACCATGCGGCGCGGGAGATGACGAGAGCCAACTATGCGCAGCTGGGGACGATTCCGCTGATTTTCATCGGAGGCTGGACGGGATACGGAATCTACGAGGCGGCTTCGATTGGCGTGCCGATCACTTTCCTGCACTTCTCGCGCGAGTTTGAGGCGCAGGCGGACTATCTGGGTGTTCAGTACATGTACCGGGCAGGGTACGATCCGCAGGCATTTATCAGTTTCTTTGAAAAAGTTCAGGCGCTGGAGAAGCGCAAGCCGGGACTGGTGGCAAAGACCTTCTCCGACCATCCGCAGACGCCGGATCGGATTGAGCATTCGCAGCAGGAGATTGCGCATATCCTGCCCGCCAAGGATGAGTACACGGTTACGACCTCCGAGTTCGATGACATCAAGGCGCGGCTGGCGCGCATTGAGAACAAGCGCAGGCTGACGGACAACAAGGATGGCAAGAAGCCGTCGCTGCGCAAGGCCAGCTCCTCCAAGGATGACTCGACTGCTCAGTCGACCGATCCCAACTCGAACACTAGCGATCAGCCGACCCTGCATCGCCGCGAAGACAACAACTAA
- a CDS encoding PP2C family protein-serine/threonine phosphatase, with product MQATQLPCQTSPKPISEPVSGPVSEPIDPRRRRTISVLPILASILVLVLFSAASSILAQQPSSAASSQASQPPFDHPHGPPGLPFPHPHPNIRPPKGKIPDAGTPVVFDAAGMGSPLVLDHNWRLGIASGSDPAKPDFDDSTWPTRDAKEAVAEVDDSAAEDDSDHPPDHDHDDPSSNHHPHGHPFAWFRIHIHLPVHHGPLVVLVRVPVSRNAQVTFNETVGMDMFANGKLIVPEGPNGPTQQSYEYQQISRIYPIDIPQDQANLTLAVRIPFVALGMDAYTGFFAHRTFYLGERDDLVSHLDLWDHAMLFERIPALVDGGLKFLIALFLLALFWTQRDHPEYLWLGLQMLLVAPLAYIGFVGSMGRIDKLWTAASEFQLLLISAYLYFEFLIAFLSLRRRWYIIAMRYSSPLLLTLGPFLLFVRDSKAVAIGFVLSILFALLWMLAWVLFVGLTLTIAAFKRNYEAALLLLPLLLSVVGMVELASTAGSSSWLGTPMQSPLTFQAGPVPIHFSDVADFVGIFVIILIIFVRFLRIHRERERASSELAAARSVQELMIPRESPQTPGFHVDTVYKPATEVGGDFFHIQATGDGGLLIVIGDVAGHGLQAAMNVSMLMGALRRSPITSPAQILADLNQVLVGSSSFTTCEAAYFSADGEVVIASAGHPPPYLNSQEIILPGGLPLGVVPGIEYDETRLYLHPGDRLLLMSDGVAEARKPNGELFGFDRVRNLSGQSAFFIADAAKEFGQEDDITVLTIRRLAQAAAA from the coding sequence ATGCAAGCCACGCAATTGCCGTGCCAGACAAGCCCTAAGCCGATCTCTGAGCCAGTCTCTGGGCCCGTCTCTGAACCAATCGATCCCCGCAGACGACGGACCATTTCCGTTCTACCCATCCTCGCGTCAATTCTCGTCCTCGTGCTCTTTTCAGCGGCCTCGTCGATCCTCGCCCAGCAGCCCTCCAGCGCCGCTTCCAGCCAGGCTTCTCAGCCGCCATTCGATCACCCACATGGCCCACCGGGCTTGCCGTTTCCCCATCCCCATCCCAACATTCGTCCGCCGAAAGGCAAAATACCCGACGCCGGAACCCCCGTAGTCTTCGACGCCGCCGGCATGGGTTCGCCACTGGTACTGGATCACAACTGGCGCCTCGGTATCGCCTCCGGCTCCGACCCGGCCAAACCCGACTTCGACGACTCAACATGGCCGACCCGCGACGCCAAAGAAGCCGTCGCCGAAGTTGACGACTCCGCAGCCGAGGACGACAGCGATCACCCGCCCGACCACGATCACGACGACCCCTCCTCGAATCACCATCCCCACGGCCATCCCTTCGCATGGTTTCGCATCCACATCCATCTACCCGTTCATCACGGGCCCCTGGTTGTCCTTGTCCGAGTACCTGTAAGCCGAAACGCCCAGGTCACATTCAACGAAACCGTCGGCATGGATATGTTTGCCAACGGAAAATTGATCGTACCCGAGGGCCCGAACGGCCCAACCCAGCAATCCTACGAGTACCAGCAGATTTCTCGAATCTATCCAATCGATATCCCGCAGGATCAGGCAAACCTCACGCTGGCGGTCCGAATCCCCTTCGTCGCCCTCGGCATGGACGCTTACACAGGATTCTTCGCGCATCGCACTTTTTATCTCGGCGAACGTGACGACCTCGTTTCTCATCTCGACCTTTGGGACCACGCCATGCTCTTCGAGCGCATCCCCGCACTCGTCGACGGCGGGCTCAAGTTCCTCATCGCCCTGTTTCTTCTCGCGCTCTTCTGGACACAGCGGGACCATCCCGAATACCTCTGGCTGGGCCTGCAAATGCTCCTGGTTGCGCCCCTCGCTTACATCGGTTTCGTGGGTAGTATGGGCCGGATCGACAAACTGTGGACGGCCGCATCCGAATTCCAACTGCTTCTCATCTCCGCCTATCTCTATTTCGAATTCCTTATCGCCTTTCTCTCCCTGCGCAGACGCTGGTACATCATCGCCATGCGCTACAGCTCCCCGCTCCTGCTCACCCTCGGACCGTTCCTGCTCTTCGTGCGCGACAGCAAAGCCGTCGCCATCGGCTTCGTGCTTTCCATCCTCTTCGCGCTCCTATGGATGCTCGCATGGGTTCTCTTCGTAGGCCTGACGCTTACCATTGCAGCTTTCAAGCGCAACTACGAGGCCGCGCTGCTGCTCCTGCCCCTGCTTCTGAGCGTCGTGGGCATGGTAGAGCTCGCATCGACCGCCGGCTCGTCAAGCTGGCTTGGAACCCCCATGCAGTCCCCTCTGACATTCCAGGCCGGTCCCGTCCCGATCCATTTCTCGGATGTTGCGGACTTCGTCGGCATCTTCGTCATCATCCTCATCATCTTTGTCCGCTTCCTCCGCATCCATCGCGAACGCGAACGCGCCTCCAGCGAACTCGCCGCCGCCCGCAGCGTGCAGGAGTTGATGATTCCCCGCGAATCTCCGCAAACACCCGGCTTCCACGTCGACACCGTCTACAAACCGGCAACCGAAGTTGGCGGCGATTTCTTCCACATCCAGGCCACAGGTGACGGAGGCCTGCTCATCGTCATCGGCGACGTAGCCGGCCACGGCCTCCAGGCCGCCATGAACGTCTCCATGCTCATGGGCGCACTGCGCCGTTCCCCCATCACCTCACCCGCCCAGATTCTCGCCGACCTCAACCAGGTTCTGGTCGGAAGCTCCAGCTTCACCACATGTGAAGCCGCCTATTTCTCCGCAGACGGAGAAGTCGTGATTGCCAGCGCCGGACATCCACCGCCATATCTGAACAGCCAGGAAATCATCCTGCCCGGCGGCCTCCCGCTCGGCGTCGTGCCCGGCATCGAATACGACGAAACCCGCCTCTACCTGCACCCCGGCGACCGCCTCCTACTCATGTCTGACGGAGTAGCAGAAGCACGCAAGCCCAACGGCGAACTCTTCGGCTTCGATCGCGTCCGCAATCTCAGCGGCCAGTCCGCCTTCTTCATCGCAGACGCCGCCAAGGAATTCGGCCAGGAAGACGACATCACCGTCCTCACCATCCGCCGCCTCGCGCAAGCCGCAGCGGCGTAA
- a CDS encoding DUF5946 family protein: MPTDQELYDQLSFYTLSHGDPAFLHQHIVDAFAAQHSDEQTKPIRTVFALIGLYLYLEKGFTGRQVQQMHTKLARQRKQWPTILPPAATATLTVADVLAAAPGSQRDKTIRDWCIAVWEKWQPQRHQIVELARKELNIQ, encoded by the coding sequence ATGCCAACCGATCAGGAGCTATACGACCAACTATCGTTCTACACGCTCAGTCATGGCGACCCTGCATTCCTTCATCAGCACATCGTAGACGCCTTCGCCGCGCAGCACTCCGACGAACAAACAAAGCCCATCCGCACCGTCTTCGCGCTCATCGGCCTCTACCTCTATCTGGAAAAGGGATTCACTGGCCGTCAGGTCCAGCAGATGCACACGAAACTGGCTAGGCAGCGCAAGCAATGGCCAACAATCCTGCCACCCGCGGCCACCGCGACCCTGACCGTAGCAGACGTATTAGCCGCAGCCCCCGGCTCGCAACGAGACAAGACAATTCGCGACTGGTGCATCGCCGTTTGGGAAAAATGGCAGCCGCAACGCCATCAAATCGTCGAACTGGCGAGAAAGGAACTCAACATTCAATAA